ATGAAGATTAATTTGTTTTTTCCTATATCCAAAGTGTCTCCAGTTTTTACTTCAACAAAATTCCACGATTTATGATAATGCCCCTTTAATGACTTAACACCATTTTTTGTACAATAAATTGGCGTCTCAGGGATTTCTCTCATCAATTCTTCTAAACCGCCACTGTGATCTACTTCAGCATGATTTGTGACAATATAATCTATGTTTTCTAAGTGAATTTCTTTCTTTAAGTTTTCTATAAACGCTTTACCAAAAGGCTGCCACACAGTATCTACTAATACATTTTTTTCATCCTTTATCAAGTAAGCGTTATATGATGAACCTCTATGGGTAGAATATTCGTTGCCATGAAACCGCTTTAGCTCCCAATCAATTTTTCCCACCCATGTAACTTTATCAGTAACTTTATGGCCCATATCCTTGTACCTCCTTAATGAATTTCATTGCCATTTCATCTATTTTATGTAGAATTAAAATTTTTACTACTTCGTATTTTTAATTCTTTCTCAGCCGCTACTTTGTTCCAATAGGGGTTTTGCTGTAATACTTTTATCCCCTCTTTGCTTCATCTTTTTTTGCTTTGCTACAAGCTCATCACTACAGCAGACACAACAATTGCCTCTCACACGCCACTATGATTTTCTCCAATAATAAATCGCCAACTGTGTTCGATCTCTTATCTGTAGCTTTTCCAATATAACTGACACATTGTTCCGCACTGTTCCCTCACTAATAAATAGTTCTTCAGCTATTTCACGATTGGAAAGTCCTTGAGCTACTAATTCTACAATATCTTTTTCCCTTGGGGTCAATTTCTTAAGCTCATCTTTTTCGGGTTGTGTCAATCGTCTTAGTACATCCGCATCCAGTACAGTACTGCCAGAAAAAAGCGTACGCAACTGCTGCGCCATACTAGAAACCTCTATTGACTTAATCAAGTACCCTTCTGCACCTGCTGAAATGGCCAGGCGAATATTTTGTTCATCCTGAAAAGTGGTTAACATCATCACACGAACTTCCGGCCAATCCTGCTTAATTTGTCGCGTCGCCTGTATACCATTCATAACAGGCATTTGTATATCCATTAATACTACATCTGGCAATGTACTCTGGCATGAAGCAATGGCTTCAGCACCATTATGAGCTGTAGCTATCACCTCCATATCCTTCTCACGAGAAAGAAGTACCTGAAGACTTTGACATACCAATGGATCATCATCTGCAATCAAGATTTTCATATAATCAGTCCTCCTTTCCTACAAATTTACCACTCAAATACATTAGTAGTATTTTTCTCCATAGGAAGTACACAAATAAGTCGAAATCCATCAGCTGTATCAATCGATATACTGCCTCCCACTGCCTTAACCCGCTGTCGAAGATTTCTAAGGCCTATTCCAGTGTCCCGACTATTGGCGACAGTTCCGTCGTTATATATAGACAATCTCACAATATGAGGATTGACATCTAAACAGACTTCTACCATAGTCGCTTCGGCATGGCGTATGACATTTGTTAAAGCTTCTTTTAAACAAGGTTGAAGAATGCTCCATAAATAAACCGACACCTTTGATGTGTCACCATAAACTTGAAAATTGATAGGACAGGCTGTAAATCCCTTACAGATTTCTTGTAACGCATCAATTCCCATGGCCTTCACTGGTTTCATATTGTGTACTGTCTCTCTTAAGTGAAGGGCACTATTGGAGAGTCTTTGCTGTGCTTGGGAAAACATCTCTTGAGCCGATGGATTATCTTCCTTCCATAAGTGTTCAAAAGCCTGTAGTGCCAATACAGCGGCAGTTAATTCATGTCCTACATCATCATGCAATTCTTGGGCAATCCGATTCCGTTCAGATAACTCCGCCATACGAGCGGCTTGTATATTGGCCAATAGCAGCTCTCCCTTAAAACTTTCTAATGCATAGCGTTCACGGCGTTCACGATCAGCTTCTTGACGATATACATTGGTTTCTGTTGCCCAACCACGAATGAGCCACCCAACAAAGACAGCTTGCATAAAGGCCCCAAAGAGTGGTATGGATATATATTCATAAACAATCACCCAAGCAAATCCTGGTAAAGCCAACCACGCTTGTCCCTTAATCATAGCCTCAAAGATGGGTAAAACCAGTCCAAAGAATGCTTGAGGCCAATATGGCATTATAATAAAACATGCCGCTTGGTCAATAATTACCGTCCACCCTGGCAAATCAAAGCGCCAACGGGTCAATGCCATAATTAGTAAAAACAGCAGAAGGACTACCCCTACCTCAGTGCCGTCGCTTCCTAGCCACAACAAACTCAGTAGAGATAATCCAAAAACTCGTCCAAGAATTATGCCGACTTTAGCAGTATATATTTCCTGCTTACTGATCATGCTCAAACACACCTTTTTAATAAACAGTATTTTCCCTTCATCATGCTATCTTTCTTCTACTTCCCAATAGTAAAAATACTATGCTAAACATAAACATCATGACCAAGGGAAGTACTAACTCAAGAATTGAAGCGCCAAATGAAATAAGCACTATGCCTTCAGCAAACCAATAAGTGGGCAACAACAAAGCCCCACGCTGTAAAGGTATTGGCATAATTTCAACAGGCCACATGATTCCCCCCAACATAGACATCAGCACAATAACACCAGTCAAAACACTAAAGGCTGCCTCTTTACTACGGAATAAAGCATACCAAGCCAAGGAAAAACCAATGGCAGTCATGGAAAAGAAGGCATAGATGATAAACAATAAGATAGGGGAAATCAGTGCTTCTCCATGTAGGATTACTCCAGCTATGATAAACACTAGGTTTAACCCCATCAGGATCAATGAATAGGCTAATAAATTTTGCCATAAATATTGAAAGTGAGTGATGGGTGACACGCCAATTCGCAGCAATGTCTTATTGGTACGATCCTCCATAAGAATACTTGCTAACTTAGCAGCAACAAACAATAGTATGATACCATAATATTGAAACCCCAAAGGGATGGGAAGCCATTCTCCCGCAGGTAAAAAAACAGAAGCTATTGGTAGTAGACATAAAAATAGAACATCAGAAAATTTGCGAAAAAAACGTTTAAATACAAAGTAAAATATGGTCATGCCAGCTTCCTCCTTCCAAGAAGTACTGCTATAACTGCCATTGCTCCCGAGGCTGCAAGTAAAATTCCAATGCTTAGAATTACCTGATCCACATTTTCTCCTATGATCAATGCATAAACTGCATTTTGTCCCAATGCAAGAGGACTGGCGTAGGTGGACAAAAAGTTTAAAATGCCGCTTTCAGGCATAGGAAACCATACCCCTGCTAATGCTATTGATGTGATACCATACACTGTTCCCAACCCTTCCGCAGTTTTATAATGCTTCACTCCCAATACTAAGTTTAAAAATACAAGCTGAGAAAGAATGGAGATAGCTAACAATACCAGGAATACAAGTCCTATATTTCCCCAATGAACACCATATACCCATTGGGTAAACAACACCATCACCAGGCCTTGAAATGCACTGAATAGTGTACAGGACAAAATGATTGAAAAAGCGTGCTGGTGCACTTGGTAGGGCAGAGCATACATCCGCCATTTTGTTGATGACATCAAATCATACCTGATAAATTCCATTGTGTAAAACCCACCATAAAGTTGAAAAGCAAGAATCATGGTTACCGCAATGCCATCCATAACAGGTATGTTAAGCTGAGGATCCACTACATCCCCTGCTACCATTCCCAGCACTGTAATTAAAGCCAAAGGAAGAAACAATAATATTATTAACGCAAGATATCCTCTAGACATTCTTCTCAACATAAAATAACTAGATCTTAGAATCATCTTTATTCCTCCCCTCCATCCCGTAATCTTTTACCAGTAAGGGTTAAAAATACATCTTCTAGCGTTGGCTTTTCGGTACTAACTGAACGTACTCCCCCAAATTGCCTTGCAACAGAAAGAACGCGGTCTAGATTGCCAGATCCTACTGGGGATATAATTTGAATTTCCCTTCCACTCTGTATTACCTGCTTCACTCCGTCAAGTTTTCGAAGCTTCTCCAAAAGTGTCTCCGTAGGTTCTGCCACTTCTAGTTTAATCTTTTCTTCATGTTGAATTTTCTCCACCAATTCCTCAATGGTGCCTTTAGCAATAACATGTCCCTGATCCATAATGACGACTCTGGAAGCAATCGCTTGTACTTCCTCCATATAGTGGGTAGTATAAAGAATGGTTGTTCCTTGCTGATTTAATTTCCGCACTGTTTCAAGTATATGATTGCGGGATTGGGGATCAATGCCTACTGTTGGCTCATCCATAATCAAAAACTTAGGTCTGTGGATAAGGGCACAAGCAATATTCAGACGCCTTTTCATACCACCAGAAAATTTCACGGGTAGTTTTCCCCCGTACTCCTTCAAACCAACAAATTCAAGGGTTTCCTCTACACACTTCTTTAAAGTATTCCCTCTCAAGCCATATATTCCACCAAAAAACTCAAGGTTCTCTTTGGCAGTTAGATCTTCAAAAACAGCAATATCCTGTGTGACAAGGCCAATCTCCTTCTTGATCTCAAGCATATTATTTTTCTGGGATTTTCCAAGTACCTCAATTTCTCCGGAGTCAATATTGATCAGACCTGCTAATGCATGGATCAATGTCGTTTTCCCTGCACCGTTGGGACCTAACAAACCCAGTATTTCTCTTTCTTCTATCGCAACATCAACACAATCCAGCGCTAAATGATTTCCATATCGTTTAACAATATTTTTCATATGTGTAATCATCACAAAATTCCTCCTATCTATTATTTACTTTTATCTTATCAGATAGGTTTCATACCAAGTAGTTACAAATGTAATGATTTAAGTCGTGATTACAGTTTACAAAACTGGACGCCCAAAGAGAAGCTATCTATTTTTTATTGTGCTAAACTTTAACCTAAGGTGATGCTATGAAGTGGCTGAAGTAACTAAGCCATGCCATTGATTATATAGAAAACAATTTAACAGGTGATATTTCCTACGGTGAAGCTGCAAAATATCCTCTGGAGGGAAAGACATGTTGTATAGCCCATATTATAGCTTAGACCAATGGAATCCTGTGATCATCTCCTCGGCTTGGGGTGATGCAGGTGATGTAAATGGCGATGGAATACCTATTCCTGTAAAATGGCAATAGCTCGAATAGGTGCTCCATCAGAGTTATCGTATTTTATCGGAAGTGCACAGAATGTAAATAATTCATTCCCTATTTCCCCTAAACCAGTGAGATTTTCTATAATGACTATATCCGTCTCAGCAAAAAGTTTTCGATGAATCGTCAAGTTTTCGTCTGAAATAGGATCAATACCTATCACATCTAATCCAACCCCCTTTTTTCTGCTATTGATTAAATATTCAGCAACTTCCTCCGTAATATAGGGATATCCTCCAAAATAGGCATTCGTACCCCAACGGCTATCCCAACCTGTATAGAACAAAATAAATTCTGCTTGATTTGCTTTCTCTTTTATACCTTCAATATACTTCATCGTAATTCTTTCACCCTCTTGTAAATCACTACAATCAATG
The sequence above is drawn from the Clostridium formicaceticum genome and encodes:
- a CDS encoding response regulator transcription factor — translated: MKILIADDDPLVCQSLQVLLSREKDMEVIATAHNGAEAIASCQSTLPDVVLMDIQMPVMNGIQATRQIKQDWPEVRVMMLTTFQDEQNIRLAISAGAEGYLIKSIEVSSMAQQLRTLFSGSTVLDADVLRRLTQPEKDELKKLTPREKDIVELVAQGLSNREIAEELFISEGTVRNNVSVILEKLQIRDRTQLAIYYWRKS
- a CDS encoding sensor histidine kinase, with protein sequence MISKQEIYTAKVGIILGRVFGLSLLSLLWLGSDGTEVGVVLLLFLLIMALTRWRFDLPGWTVIIDQAACFIIMPYWPQAFFGLVLPIFEAMIKGQAWLALPGFAWVIVYEYISIPLFGAFMQAVFVGWLIRGWATETNVYRQEADRERRERYALESFKGELLLANIQAARMAELSERNRIAQELHDDVGHELTAAVLALQAFEHLWKEDNPSAQEMFSQAQQRLSNSALHLRETVHNMKPVKAMGIDALQEICKGFTACPINFQVYGDTSKVSVYLWSILQPCLKEALTNVIRHAEATMVEVCLDVNPHIVRLSIYNDGTVANSRDTGIGLRNLRQRVKAVGGSISIDTADGFRLICVLPMEKNTTNVFEW
- a CDS encoding ABC transporter permease yields the protein MTIFYFVFKRFFRKFSDVLFLCLLPIASVFLPAGEWLPIPLGFQYYGIILLFVAAKLASILMEDRTNKTLLRIGVSPITHFQYLWQNLLAYSLILMGLNLVFIIAGVILHGEALISPILLFIIYAFFSMTAIGFSLAWYALFRSKEAAFSVLTGVIVLMSMLGGIMWPVEIMPIPLQRGALLLPTYWFAEGIVLISFGASILELVLPLVMMFMFSIVFLLLGSRRKIA
- a CDS encoding ABC transporter permease: MILRSSYFMLRRMSRGYLALIILLFLPLALITVLGMVAGDVVDPQLNIPVMDGIAVTMILAFQLYGGFYTMEFIRYDLMSSTKWRMYALPYQVHQHAFSIILSCTLFSAFQGLVMVLFTQWVYGVHWGNIGLVFLVLLAISILSQLVFLNLVLGVKHYKTAEGLGTVYGITSIALAGVWFPMPESGILNFLSTYASPLALGQNAVYALIIGENVDQVILSIGILLAASGAMAVIAVLLGRRKLA
- a CDS encoding ABC transporter ATP-binding protein, which codes for MITHMKNIVKRYGNHLALDCVDVAIEEREILGLLGPNGAGKTTLIHALAGLINIDSGEIEVLGKSQKNNMLEIKKEIGLVTQDIAVFEDLTAKENLEFFGGIYGLRGNTLKKCVEETLEFVGLKEYGGKLPVKFSGGMKRRLNIACALIHRPKFLIMDEPTVGIDPQSRNHILETVRKLNQQGTTILYTTHYMEEVQAIASRVVIMDQGHVIAKGTIEELVEKIQHEEKIKLEVAEPTETLLEKLRKLDGVKQVIQSGREIQIISPVGSGNLDRVLSVARQFGGVRSVSTEKPTLEDVFLTLTGKRLRDGGEE
- a CDS encoding cyclase family protein — translated: MKIIDLTHNISETMPVYPGTEGPKLEVANTYEKHGFKETLLTMFSHTGTHMDAPAHLFAHRPTLDTFPAEQFVGKALVIDCSDLQEGERITMKYIEGIKEKANQAEFILFYTGWDSRWGTNAYFGGYPYITEEVAEYLINSRKKGVGLDVIGIDPISDENLTIHRKLFAETDIVIIENLTGLGEIGNELFTFCALPIKYDNSDGAPIRAIAILQE